The uncultured Carboxylicivirga sp. genomic interval ATAAAGATTAATATTCATCATTATCAATAAAAAACCATAAACAGCGTCTTCTATTGGAATACTCCCTACTCGTATGCCTAGGTTTTCAGCATTGTTATACCATACTATCGGGGCATCCAGCCAGGTTCCTGTAAGTAAGCCATTACTTACAAGAAAGAATGGTACTATTGCAACAAATGACACATAAATCCAACTAATATTTATTTTTAATAAAAATATCATCAACAAATATATACCAGTAGATAGGAAAGTAATAAAAGTATATAATCTCTCGTAAGAAGCAATTCCAATTAACAAGAGAACCACTCCTAAGAGGGCAGAAATAACAGATTGTGAATTTTCTAATATCTTTCTATCAAACAAATATTGAATCGCAAACCAAGTAAAAACACATGCATAAGGAATACAAAAGAAAAACAGTATTTCTTCGATGGGTAAAGCACCAATAAACAATCCTGTTAAATAATCAGAATTGAATCCCCACACTCCTGCCTTTGTAAAAAAATGATCCCACACAACAAATAATAAACCCACAAATATATTGGCGGGAATAAAGAACTTTAGT includes:
- a CDS encoding lycopene cyclase domain-containing protein, translated to MSIQNFTYLIIDLGCIFIPFIASFYSKKPFYKELKFFIPANIFVGLLFVVWDHFFTKAGVWGFNSDYLTGLFIGALPIEEILFFFCIPYACVFTWFAIQYLFDRKILENSQSVISALLGVVLLLIGIASYERLYTFITFLSTGIYLLMIFLLKINISWIYVSFVAIVPFFLVSNGLLTGTWLDAPIVWYNNAENLGIRVGSIPIEDAVYGFLLIMMNINLYQYLKILHKKRV